In a genomic window of Gopherus evgoodei ecotype Sinaloan lineage chromosome 14, rGopEvg1_v1.p, whole genome shotgun sequence:
- the LOC115635222 gene encoding olfactory receptor 11A1-like yields the protein MFVCQRSDSSWSLQCYPKQGTQSIASSSPKGDPNSSGKAQGAAAFTDKPSKKPEQEALTVCEMPAITLHSKRRPSQIPIHLPGPLLRCFMSASSMAFRGSGETISILMQLMEKGKGENQTAVIEFILLGFGDLPELETLLFLGFLVIYIVTMAGNILIVALVVTHQHLHTPMYCFLGNLSCLETWYTSTILPRVLASLLTGDRTISVEGCITQFHFFGSLVTTECYLLAAMSYDRYLAICKPLHYGTCMNGSLCIQLAAGSWISGFLICTIVTCVMSQLIFCGPNEIDHFFCDFTSLLQLSCSDTSQITPVIYIFSFLDAVSPFLLTLTSYICIFATILRIPSTTGRQKAFSTCSSHLIVVALFYGTIMIVYMIPKSGTLRALNKVFSVCYTVLTPLANPLIYSLRNREVKEALRNAVKRAVTLTKNPN from the exons ATGTTTGTCTGCCAGAGGTCAGACTCCAGCTGGTCTCTGCAATGTTACCCCAAGCAG GGAACCCAGAGCATCGCCAGCAGCAGTCCCAAGGGAGATCCCAACAGCAGTGGTAAGGCCCAGGGGGCAGCTGCTTTCACTGATAAACCCAGCAAAAAGCCAGAGCAGGAGGCACTAACGGTCTGTGAGATGCCAGCAATCACCCTGCACAGCAAGAGGCGCCCgtcccag ATTCCAATACACCTTCCTGGCCCACTGCTGAGATGCTTCATGAGTGCCTCCTCCATGGCTTTCCGTGGGAGCGGAGAGACTATCAGCATTTT GATGCAGCTcatggagaaaggaaaaggggaaaatcAAACGGCCGTCATAGAATTCATTCTCTTGGGGTTCGGGGATCTCCCTGAACTGGAGACCCTTCTCTTCCTGGGTttcctagtgatctacattgtgaccatggctgggaacatcctcatcgtTGCACTAGTTGTGACtcatcagcaccttcacacccccatgtactgcTTCCtagggaacttgtcctgcttggagacctggtacacttccaccatcctgcccagggtgctggccagtctcctgactggggacagaaccatttctgtggAGGGCTGCATCACACAATTTCATTTctttgggtctctggtaacaaCAGAGTGTTATCTCCTGGCAGccatgtcttatgatcggtatttagccaTATGCAAACCGCTGCACTATGGAACCTGTATGAACGGCAGTCTGTGCATTCAGCTAGCAGCTGGGTCTTGGATTAGTGGATTTCTAATTTGTACAATAGTCACATGTGTTATGTCACAGCTAAttttctgtggccccaatgaaattgaccatttcttttgtgatttcaccTCATTGCTtcaactctcctgcagtgacaccagccAGATCACACcagttatttatatattttccttCCTAGATGCAGTTTCCCCTTTTCTATTAACCCTGACATCCTACATTTGTATCTTTGCAACCATCCTGCGAATCCCGTCCACCACCGGGAGGCAAAAGgctttttccacctgctcctctcacctcattgtggtggcACTTTTCTATGGGACCATCATGATTGTCTACATGATACCGAAATCCGGCACCCTGAGAGccctgaacaaagtgttctctgtctgctACACAGTCCTGACACCCCTGGCCAATCcgctcatctacagcctgagaaacagagaggtcaaggaggcCCTGAGAAATGCTGTCAAGAGAGCTGTGACCCTTACAAAGAATCCAAACTAA
- the LOC115635223 gene encoding olfactory receptor 11A1-like: MQLMKKEEGENQTSITEFILLGFGDLPELQLLLFLMFLVIYIATVAGNILIVALVVADQHLYSPMYFFLGNLSCLETCYISTVLPRMLASLLTGDRTISVEGCITQLVLFGSLVTTECYLLTVMSYDRYLAICKPLHYGALMNGRLCLQLAAGSWISGFLACTLFMCLMPQLIFCGPNEMDHFFCDFMPLIQLSCSDISQITPVIYIFSFLDIVSPFLLTLTSYMCIIVTILQIPSTTGRQKAFSTCSSHLIVVALFYGTIMVVYMIPKSGTLRALNKVFSVCYTVLTPLANPLIYSLRNREVKEALINIARRAVTLIKNPN, from the coding sequence ATGCAGCTCATGAagaaagaagaaggggaaaaTCAAACGTCCATCAcggaattcatcctcctgggatttggggaTCTCCCCGAGCTGCAGCTCCTTCTCTTCCTGATGTTCCTAGTTATCTACATTGCAACCgtggctgggaacatcctcattgtggcgctagttgtggctgatcagcacctttacagccccatgtacttcttcctggggaacttgtcctgcttggagacctgctacatcTCCACtgtcctgcccaggatgctggccagtctcctgactggggacagaaccatttctgtggAGGGCTGCATCACACAATTGGTTTTATTTGGTTCTCTGGTAACTACAGAGTGTTATCTCCTGacagtgatgtcttatgatcggtatttggCCATATGCAAACCGCTGCACTATGGAGCCCTTATGAATGGCAGGCTGTGCCTCCAGCTAGCAGCTGGGTCTTGGATAAGTGGATTTCTAGCTTGTACATTATTCATGTGTCTTATGCCACAGTTAATTTTCTGCGGCCCTAATGAAAtggaccatttcttttgtgattttatgCCACTGATTCAACTCTCCTGCAGCGACATCAGCCAGATCACACcagttatttatatattttccttCCTAGATATAGTTTCTCCTTTTCTATTAACCCTGACATCCTACATGTGTATCATTGTGACCATCCTGCAAATCCCGTCCACCAccgggaggcaaaaggccttttccacctgctcctctcacctcattgtggtggcACTTTTCTATGGGACCATCATGGTTGTCTACATGATACCGAAATCCGGCACCCTGAGAGccctgaacaaagtgttctctgtctgctacacagtcctgactcccctggCCAATCcgctcatctacagcctgagaaacagagaggtcaaggaggcTTTGATAAATATTGCGAGGAGAGCTGTAACCCTTATAAAGAATCCAAACTAG
- the LOC115635224 gene encoding olfactory receptor 11A1-like: protein MQLMEKGEGENQTSITEFILLGFGDLPELQTLLFLGFLVIYIATMAGNILIIVLVVTHRHLHNPMYFFLGNLSCLETCYSSTILPRVLASLLTGDRTISVEGCITQFHFFGSLVTTECSFLAAMSYDRYLAICKPLHYGTCMNGRLCIQLAVGSWISGFLICTIVTCVMSQLIFCGPNEIDHFFCDFTPLIQLSCSDTSQITLIIYIFTFLDAVSPFLLTLTSYICIIATILRIPSTSGRQKAFSTCSSHLIVVAIFYGTIMIVYMLPKSGTMRALNKVFSVCYTVLTPLANPLIYSLRNREVKKALRNAVRRIVTLTKNSD, encoded by the coding sequence ATGCAGCTCatggagaaaggagaaggggaaaatcaAACatccatcacagaattcatcctcctggggtTCGGGGATCTCCCTGAACTGCAGACCCTTCTCTTCCTGGGTTTTCTAGTGATCTACATCGCAAccatggctgggaacatcctcatcattgTGCTAGTTGTGACTCATCGGCACCTTCACaaccccatgtacttcttcctggggaacttgtcctgtctggagacctgctacagctccaccatcctgcccagggtgctggccagtctcctgactggggacagaaccatttctgtggAGGGCTGCATCACACAATTTCATTTCTTTGGTTCTCTGGTAACAACAGAGTGCTCTTTCCTGGCAGCCATGTCTTACGATCGGTATTTAGCCatatgcaaaccactgcactatggAACCTGTATGAACGGCAGGCTGTGCATTCAGCTAGCAGTTGGGTCTTGGATAAGTGGATTTCTAATTTGTACAATAGTCACATGTGTTATGTCACAATTAATTTTCTGCggccccaatgaaattgaccatttcttttgtgattttacCCCACTGATtcaactctcctgcagtgacacaagCCAGATCACActgattatttatatatttacctTCCTAGATGCAGTTTCCCCTTTTCTACTAACTCTGACATCCTACATTTGTATCATTGCAACCATCCTGCGAATCCCGTCCACCAGcgggaggcaaaaggccttttccacctgctcctctcacctcattgtggtggcAATTTTCTATGGGACCATCATGATTGTCTACATGCTACCGAAATCTGGAACCATGAGAGCtctgaacaaagtgttctctgtctgctACACTGTCTTGACTCCCCTGGCTAATCcgctcatctacagcctgagaaataGGGAGGTCAAGAAGGCCCTGAGAAATGCTGTGAGGAGAATTGTGACCCTTACAAAGAATTCAGACTAG
- the LOC115635225 gene encoding olfactory receptor 11A1-like, producing MEKGEGENQTSVTEFILQGFGDLLELQTLFFLLFLVIYIATMAGNILIMMLVMADQHLHSPMYFFLGNLSCLETCYTSTILPRVLASLLTGDRTISVEGCITQLVLFGSLVTTECYLLTVMSYDRYLAICKPLHYGALMNGRLCLQLAAGSWISGFLACTLFMCLMPQLIFCGPNEIDHFFCDFTLLIQLSCSDTSQITLIIHIFTFLDAVSPFLLTLTSYVCIIVTILRIPSTRGRQKAFSTCSSHLIVVALFYGTIMIVYMLPKSSTLRALNKVFSVCYTVLTPLANPLIYSLRNREVKEALINIARRAVTLTKNPN from the coding sequence atggagaaaggagaaggggaaaatcaAACGTCCGTCACGGAATTCATCCTCCAGGGATTTGGGGATCTCCTCGAGCTGCAAAcccttttcttccttctgttCCTAGTTATCTACATTGCAAccatggctgggaacatcctcatcatgATGCTAGTTatggctgatcagcaccttcacagccccatgtacttcttcctggggaacttgtcctgcttggaaacctgctacacctccaccatcctgcccagggtgctggccagtctcctgactggggacagaaccatttctgtggAGGGCTGCATCACACAATTGGTTTTATTTGGTTCTCTGGTAACTACAGAGTGTTATCTCCTGacagtgatgtcttatgatcggtatttagccaTATGCAAACCGCTGCACTATGGAGCCCTTATGAATGGCAGGCTGTGCCTCCAGCTAGCAGCTGGGTCTTGGATAAGTGGATTTCTAGCTTGTACATTATTCATGTGTCTTATGCCACAGTTAATTTTCTGTGGTCctaatgaaattgaccatttcttttgtgatttcaccCTATTGATtcaactctcctgcagtgacacaagCCAGATCACACTGATTATTCATATATTTACCTTCCTAGATGCAGTTTCCCCTTTTCTATTAACCCTGACATCCTACGTGTGTATCATTGTGACCATCCTTCGAATTCCTTCCACCAGAGGGAGGcagaaggccttttccacctgctcctctcacctcattgtggtggcACTTTTCTATGGGACCATCATGATTGTCTACATGCTACCAAAATCCAGCACCCTGAGAGccctgaacaaagtgttctctgtctgctatacagtcctgactcccctggCCAATCcgctcatctacagcctgagaaacagagaggttaAGGAGGCTTTGATAAACATTGCGAGGAGAGCTGTAACCCTTACAAAGAATCCAAACTAG